Proteins encoded in a region of the Candidatus Coatesbacteria bacterium genome:
- a CDS encoding GAK system ATP-grasp enzyme, protein MKRLAVIGVRDGWSSRILQRAARERGCECALLETAGLSVELERGRVVSEGVVLNDLDAVIVKKLAGEYSPTHLQRLELLRVLNEAGVPVFSRPAAIAGVIDRLSCTATLAGAGIPLPPTVVTEDAAAAVAAVQRFGTAVLKPLFTSKARGMRLLEAGSESMEELAAFQREHPGVFYLQKLIELPGRDLGIVFLGGEYLASYARVAGAGSWNTTTADGGRYARCEPEPAVIELARRAQALFGLDFTCVDIAVTPTGPVVFEVSAFGGFRGLAETRDINAAELYVDYVLERIAD, encoded by the coding sequence ATGAAGCGACTCGCCGTGATCGGAGTGCGGGACGGCTGGTCCTCCCGCATCCTGCAACGGGCCGCCCGCGAGCGCGGCTGCGAGTGCGCCCTGCTGGAAACCGCCGGTCTGTCCGTCGAGCTGGAGCGGGGGCGGGTCGTTTCCGAGGGCGTGGTGCTCAACGACCTCGACGCCGTGATCGTCAAGAAGCTGGCCGGGGAGTATTCGCCGACGCACCTGCAGCGTTTGGAGTTGTTGCGGGTGCTCAACGAAGCTGGCGTGCCGGTCTTCTCTCGCCCGGCGGCCATCGCCGGGGTCATCGATCGGCTGAGCTGTACGGCGACGCTGGCCGGCGCCGGTATTCCCCTGCCGCCGACGGTGGTCACCGAGGACGCTGCGGCCGCCGTGGCCGCCGTCCAGCGCTTCGGCACAGCGGTGCTGAAACCCCTGTTCACCTCGAAGGCCCGCGGGATGCGCCTGCTGGAGGCCGGGTCGGAGTCGATGGAGGAGCTGGCGGCTTTCCAGCGCGAGCATCCTGGGGTTTTCTACCTGCAAAAGCTGATCGAGCTACCCGGCCGGGATCTGGGTATCGTTTTCCTGGGAGGCGAGTACCTGGCCAGCTATGCCCGGGTGGCCGGCGCAGGTTCCTGGAACACCACCACGGCGGACGGCGGTCGCTACGCCCGCTGCGAGCCGGAGCCGGCTGTCATCGAGCTGGCCCGTAGGGCCCAGGCCCTCTTCGGCCTGGATTTCACCTGTGTCGACATCGCCGTGACCCCAACGGGGCCGGTAGTCTTCGAGGTCTCGGCCTTCGGGGGCTTCCGCGGTCTGGCGGAGACTCGAGACATCAACGCCGCCGAACTCTATGTGGATTATGTCCTCGAACGAATCGCTGACTGA
- a CDS encoding amphi-Trp domain-containing protein: MAKKEVEFKGNLEQKQLVSYLEELIKSIKSGTVVVQHGAEHVALTPQDVMELEVEAKQKDNKEKLSLEISWKKSVAAAEAPETFKISSEAPEAPKTEEPPQA; encoded by the coding sequence ATGGCTAAGAAGGAAGTCGAGTTCAAGGGCAACCTCGAACAAAAGCAACTCGTCAGCTACCTCGAGGAGCTCATCAAGAGCATCAAGTCCGGCACCGTCGTCGTTCAGCACGGCGCCGAACACGTCGCCCTAACCCCCCAGGACGTCATGGAACTCGAGGTCGAGGCCAAGCAGAAGGACAACAAGGAGAAGCTCAGTCTGGAGATCTCCTGGAAGAAGAGTGTTGCCGCCGCCGAGGCCCCGGAAACCTTCAAGATTTCCAGCGAGGCCCCCGAGGCTCCCAAAACCGAAGAACCGCCCCAGGCCTAG
- a CDS encoding HprK-related kinase B, which translates to MWIMSSNESLTDAPSVAALRRRLLGGAAAEKHLGLRFAGYRLRLASNDDRVVDELRAYYGSFVDEVRTAPTLTVWSAPATELELDWKIKPREGGKTGPKEAYLELPDGRLVRKLRTGMLFLLGADDWLAYGPCRDYLNQVVNFINGRFLARELERDGALLHASAVAAGERALALAGFSGMGKSSLALELMGPGLDFVSNDRLVLRREHGERIVVGVPKHPRINPGTALNNPALHGVLSENKRLRYAELEPEELWDVEDKHNVHIGERYGPRRFRLRAGFAGLVILNWRHGGGPTVLRRVRLAERRDLFSAFTKAPGLFYRPLGKALTEVDDEAYLELLAEALVYEISGGIDFTYAAAACRELLGD; encoded by the coding sequence ATGTGGATTATGTCCTCGAACGAATCGCTGACTGACGCACCGAGTGTCGCCGCTCTGCGTCGCCGCCTGCTGGGAGGCGCCGCGGCCGAGAAGCATCTCGGCCTGCGCTTCGCCGGTTACCGCCTGCGACTGGCGAGCAACGACGACCGGGTCGTCGACGAGCTGCGCGCCTACTACGGCTCCTTCGTCGACGAGGTCCGAACCGCGCCGACGCTGACGGTCTGGAGCGCACCGGCGACGGAGCTGGAGCTCGACTGGAAGATCAAGCCCCGGGAAGGGGGCAAGACGGGTCCCAAGGAGGCCTACCTGGAGCTACCCGACGGTCGCCTGGTGCGCAAGCTGCGCACGGGAATGCTGTTCCTCCTCGGCGCCGATGACTGGCTGGCCTATGGACCGTGCCGCGATTATCTCAACCAGGTGGTCAACTTCATCAACGGGCGCTTTCTGGCCCGGGAGCTGGAGCGCGACGGGGCGCTGCTCCACGCGTCCGCCGTCGCCGCCGGGGAGCGCGCCCTGGCCCTGGCCGGTTTTTCCGGGATGGGCAAGTCCTCTCTGGCTTTGGAGCTGATGGGACCGGGGCTGGACTTCGTCTCCAACGACCGCCTCGTTCTGCGCCGCGAGCACGGGGAGCGGATCGTCGTCGGCGTGCCCAAGCATCCGCGGATCAATCCGGGTACGGCGTTGAACAATCCGGCTTTGCACGGGGTGCTCAGCGAGAACAAGCGCCTGCGGTACGCCGAGCTGGAGCCCGAGGAGCTCTGGGACGTTGAGGACAAGCACAACGTTCACATCGGGGAGCGTTACGGACCGCGGCGCTTCCGGCTACGCGCCGGTTTCGCCGGGCTGGTGATCCTCAACTGGCGTCACGGCGGCGGTCCGACGGTACTGCGGCGGGTCCGGCTCGCGGAACGTCGGGACCTGTTCAGCGCCTTCACCAAGGCGCCGGGGCTGTTCTACCGTCCCCTGGGCAAGGCCCTGACCGAGGTCGACGACGAGGCCTACCTGGAGCTGCTGGCCGAAGCGCTGGTCTACGAAATCAGCGGTGGGATCGATTTCACCTATGCGGCCGCCGCCTGTCGGGAGCTGCTCGGCGACTGA
- a CDS encoding amphi-Trp domain-containing protein, which produces MAKNEIEFKGSFTLEQFGEYMKKLTEGFTSGAVVIQKGQERVVLRPGTVVKVEVKAKQKEDGAKLELEVKWKQSDQPESLTISQFNATVIE; this is translated from the coding sequence ATGGCGAAAAACGAGATAGAATTCAAGGGCTCCTTCACTCTGGAGCAGTTCGGCGAGTACATGAAGAAACTGACCGAGGGCTTCACCTCCGGCGCCGTGGTCATCCAGAAGGGCCAGGAGCGCGTCGTCCTGCGCCCCGGCACCGTCGTCAAGGTCGAGGTCAAGGCCAAGCAGAAGGAAGACGGCGCCAAGCTCGAGCTCGAGGTCAAGTGGAAGCAGTCCGACCAGCCCGAGTCGCTCACCATCAGCCAGTTCAACGCCACCGTGATCGAGTAG
- a CDS encoding amphi-Trp domain-containing protein produces MSDKVASKGLFKRDEVVHWLEELVAGLKKGELNIAAGADNLILLPGETFEVALKAKEKDDEEKLSLKLNWRSSAGFHIGSATAVPRPGAKAALNEAAAKPKPRKKPVPTAKKAGKKTTTKSTTTSTTGKKKKTAQSGKKADKTTSNRTKGGKAKGK; encoded by the coding sequence ATGTCGGACAAGGTAGCATCCAAGGGACTCTTCAAGCGCGACGAGGTCGTTCACTGGCTCGAGGAGCTGGTCGCCGGCCTGAAGAAGGGCGAACTCAACATCGCCGCCGGGGCGGACAACCTGATCCTGCTGCCCGGCGAGACCTTCGAGGTGGCCCTCAAGGCCAAGGAAAAGGATGACGAGGAGAAGCTCAGCCTCAAGCTGAACTGGCGCTCCAGCGCGGGCTTTCATATCGGCAGCGCGACCGCCGTTCCGCGCCCCGGCGCCAAAGCCGCGCTTAACGAGGCCGCCGCGAAACCCAAACCCAGGAAAAAACCGGTTCCGACCGCCAAGAAAGCCGGAAAAAAGACTACCACGAAGAGCACAACAACCAGCACTACGGGCAAGAAAAAGAAAACCGCCCAGAGCGGCAAGAAGGCCGATAAAACCACCAGCAACCGCACTAAGGGCGGTAAAGCCAAGGGCAAGTAA